Proteins found in one Oreochromis niloticus isolate F11D_XX linkage group LG22, O_niloticus_UMD_NMBU, whole genome shotgun sequence genomic segment:
- the LOC102076600 gene encoding uncharacterized protein LOC102076600 isoform X2, which yields MSTGNQHVRYSRGVRADGGEKNKAEIREHEAHATRTGSQKTGRRARKKHSAAKKRDVRVIAAVLGTFFLFMLTSTGIRYISVTVQRDELRIKVDELNDKITQMQIQCPDFENSNTTGGWPDIGFPDDRPEATKRNATERGSLTNITEVNNTSNATEKGNGCPPGWVKVGCSCYYEYTIVSALQKSKEDCEKKGGNLMVVNSIQKQRILKGETPTDVLQCGSATPPP from the exons ATGTCCACAGGGAACCAACATGTGAGATACAGCAGAGGAGTCCGAGCGGACGGcggagagaaaaacaaagcggAGATCCGAGAGCATGAAGCCCACGCCACCAGGACTGGGTCACAGAAAACTG GTCGACGTGCTCGAAAGAAACATTCAGCGGCCAAAAAAAGAGACGTTCGAGTCATCGCAGCAGTTCTGGGAACCTTTTTTCTGTTCATGCTGACTTCAACAGGAATACGCT ATATCTCAGTGACCGTGCAGAGAGACGAGCTCAGAATAAAAGTGGATGAACTAAATGACAAAATCACCCAGATGCAGATACAATGCCCAG ACTTCGAGAACTCAAACACAACTGGTGGTTGGCCTGATATTGGATTTCCAGATGATCGACCCGAGGCGACCAAACGAAACGCAACTGAGAGAG gCTCTTTAACCAACATCACTGAAGTGAACAACACCTCAAACGCGACTGAGAAAG GGAACGGCTGTCCTCCAGGATGGGTGAAGGTCGGCTGCAGCTGTTATTATGAATACACCATAGTGTCCGCTTTGCAGAAGAGCAAAGAAGACTGTGAGAAGAAGGGAGGAAATCTGATGGTTGTGAATAGCATCCAAAAACAG AGAATACTGAAGGGCGAAACACCTACAGATGTCCTGCAGTGTGGCTCAGCGACGCCTCCGCCGTGA
- the LOC102076600 gene encoding uncharacterized protein LOC102076600 isoform X1 — MSTGNQHVRYSRGVRADGGEKNKAEIREHEAHATRTGSQKTGRRARKKHSAAKKRDVRVIAAVLGTFFLFMLTSTGIRYISVTVQRDELRIKVDELNDKITQMQIQCPDFSDFENSNTTGGWPDIGFPDDRPEATKRNATERGSLTNITEVNNTSNATEKGNGCPPGWVKVGCSCYYEYTIVSALQKSKEDCEKKGGNLMVVNSIQKQRILKGETPTDVLQCGSATPPP; from the exons ATGTCCACAGGGAACCAACATGTGAGATACAGCAGAGGAGTCCGAGCGGACGGcggagagaaaaacaaagcggAGATCCGAGAGCATGAAGCCCACGCCACCAGGACTGGGTCACAGAAAACTG GTCGACGTGCTCGAAAGAAACATTCAGCGGCCAAAAAAAGAGACGTTCGAGTCATCGCAGCAGTTCTGGGAACCTTTTTTCTGTTCATGCTGACTTCAACAGGAATACGCT ATATCTCAGTGACCGTGCAGAGAGACGAGCTCAGAATAAAAGTGGATGAACTAAATGACAAAATCACCCAGATGCAGATACAATGCCCAG acttct CAGACTTCGAGAACTCAAACACAACTGGTGGTTGGCCTGATATTGGATTTCCAGATGATCGACCCGAGGCGACCAAACGAAACGCAACTGAGAGAG gCTCTTTAACCAACATCACTGAAGTGAACAACACCTCAAACGCGACTGAGAAAG GGAACGGCTGTCCTCCAGGATGGGTGAAGGTCGGCTGCAGCTGTTATTATGAATACACCATAGTGTCCGCTTTGCAGAAGAGCAAAGAAGACTGTGAGAAGAAGGGAGGAAATCTGATGGTTGTGAATAGCATCCAAAAACAG AGAATACTGAAGGGCGAAACACCTACAGATGTCCTGCAGTGTGGCTCAGCGACGCCTCCGCCGTGA
- the LOC102076600 gene encoding uncharacterized protein LOC102076600 isoform X3 — MSTGNQHVRYSRGVRADGGEKNKAEIREHEAHATRTGSQKTGRRARKKHSAAKKRDVRVIAAVLGTFFLFMLTSTGIRYISVTVQRDELRIKVDELNDKITQMQIQCPDFSDFENSNTTGGWPDIGFPDDRPEATKRNATERGSLTNITEVNNTSNATEKGDWSKRVSVCFRERLSSRMGEGRLQLLL, encoded by the exons ATGTCCACAGGGAACCAACATGTGAGATACAGCAGAGGAGTCCGAGCGGACGGcggagagaaaaacaaagcggAGATCCGAGAGCATGAAGCCCACGCCACCAGGACTGGGTCACAGAAAACTG GTCGACGTGCTCGAAAGAAACATTCAGCGGCCAAAAAAAGAGACGTTCGAGTCATCGCAGCAGTTCTGGGAACCTTTTTTCTGTTCATGCTGACTTCAACAGGAATACGCT ATATCTCAGTGACCGTGCAGAGAGACGAGCTCAGAATAAAAGTGGATGAACTAAATGACAAAATCACCCAGATGCAGATACAATGCCCAG acttct CAGACTTCGAGAACTCAAACACAACTGGTGGTTGGCCTGATATTGGATTTCCAGATGATCGACCCGAGGCGACCAAACGAAACGCAACTGAGAGAG gCTCTTTAACCAACATCACTGAAGTGAACAACACCTCAAACGCGACTGAGAAAG GAGATTGGAGTAAGAGGGTGTCGGTATGTTTCAGGGAACGGCTGTCCTCCAGGATGGGTGAAGGTCGGCTGCAGCTGTTATTATGA
- the LOC102076686 gene encoding CD209 antigen-like protein A, with translation MSSHIYEDPDLTIKFKYGNRDDREEREVDIYETSDVYTDQKARSTRHREVHTQYHLPAAQRDRFRVLALILGLLCLLLVAGLTVFYKFYVELMSENQKLTSDLERINCQFGKENQTQANTTEWKRFECSCYYISTERKNWTESRKDCKRRGADLLVIKTKSKHEFFRKLNKRGEFWIGLERKTKDWSTWEWKWVDGSPLTYTGWNTGASLNPEDHVKVFMDLQGTWMHTNTGSKHWVCERDIY, from the exons ATGTCTTCCCACATTTATGAGGATCCAGATTTGACTATTAAATTTAAATATGGAAACCGAGACGACAGAGAGGAGCGAGAAGTCGACATCTACGAGACTTCGGACGTCTACACTGACCAGAAGGCTCGTTCAACACGACACAGAG AAGTGCACACTCAGTATCACCTCCCAGCAGCCCAAAGAGACCGGTTCAGAGTTCTTGCCCTGATACTGGGTCTACTGTGTCTCCTGTTGGTAGCGGGGCTTACAGTCTTCTATAAATTCT ATGTGGAGCTCATGTCTGAGAATCAGAAGCTGACATCAGATCTGGAAAGGATAAACTGCCAGTTTGGAaaggaaaaccaaacacaggcgAACACCACAG AATGGAAACGATTTGAGTGCAGCTGTTACTACATTTCTACTGAGAGGAAAAACTGGACAGAGAGCAGGAAAGACTGTAAGAGGAGAGGAGCAGATCTGCTGGTGATAAAGACCAAGAGCAAACAT GAATTTTTCAGAAAGCTGAATAAACGTGGAGAATTCTGGATCGGTCTGGAGAGAAAGACAAAGGACTGGTCAACATGGGAGTGGAAGTGGGTGGACGGATCACCACTAACATATAC AGGCTGGAATACAGGTGCAAGTTTAAATCCTGAGGATCATGTCAAAGTATTTATGGATCTACAAGGAACATGGATGCACACCAACACTGGATCGAAACACTGGGTCTGTGAGAGGGACATCTACTGA